The Flavobacterium galactosidilyticum nucleotide sequence GCAGTATTCCAGATACGAACTTCGGCAATGTCTACATTTAAAAACCTGTCATCAGCAAAGGCTGAACCAATATAAATTTTAGGATTTGAATTTAGGACAGTCGAACTCCTGGAATTTGTCTTATTATCTAAAATTCCATCGACATATAATTTAACTCCAACGTTAGCTTCTCTAACTACGGCAACATGATGCCAATTTCCATCAAAAATAGTAATTTTTCCATTAGTACTGACGCTACTACTTCCGTCCCAAAAACTTAATTTATTGTTTAATATTGAAAAAATAAAATCATTTGCAGGGCCACTTACATCTGAGTCAAGAATTCCAGCACCTTGAAAAGCCTTCATTCCACCAGGGGAACTACTAAGTACCTTTATAAATGCCTCTAAAGTAAATGTGGCTGCTGTAATATTATTAATAGCAATAACATCGTCTACACCGTCAAAATTTAATTTGGTTGCAGTTTGCCCATTAGAAGTAAAAGAAAGCAACATTATAATTGATGCTAGTAAGTAGTTTTTATTCATAAATACAATTTTATTAAAATGATTTAGTGTTAGGTAATTTTTTCAAAAGTAAATGAAATATTTTAAGCATTATAATTTATCAAAAGATGTTTAATTCAAAGTAGATAAAAAAGTAAAACGGAGTGTTTTTTCAAAAAAAGTAAACTGTTTTATTTCCCAACTCTATCAATGATAAAGGTAGTTCGTAGTTTCTCAATTTAGTCTTATCACTTCTATCAAGAATAAAAATAGTTCCCTTTAATTTTAAAAATTGATCTTTACTTTCTACATTTCGACAAAAAGAAAAAACCATTGCTTGGCTTTATCAACCTCTTGCAATGGTTTTAAATTTTACATTTAAAAGACTATTTCATTTTTTGTCTTTTAACCGGTTTTTCGGTTGGCTCGCTTTTGTTTTGCAACAAATAATTAGCCAATAGTTTTTCAATCAATTCATCTTTAGTTAAATGATGAAAAACGGTTTTTATTTTTGTTTTCAATTCCGCATCCACTTCATGGTTGGGTTTAGTTTTGAATATTTGTTTTGCCCATAAAAGGGTATTATTTTCTTCGATACTTAGTGTACTTGGTTTTTTGAATTCGCTGAATTTAATTCCCAATTCTTTTTCGAATTCGGCAATCTCACCCACTTCTTCTGGTTGTAATACCGTTAACGAAAGTCCCTTTGCTCCTGCTCTAGCTGTTCTTCCGCTACGGTGAACGTAAGCTTCGTAAGCGTCCGGTAAATGGTAATTGACAACATACGAAATTTCCTTTACGTCAATTCCTCTTGCGGCAAGATCTGTAGCTACCAATATATTAATATGACCTTCACGGAATTGCTCCATAATACGATCTCTGATTCCTTGTGATAAACTACCGTGTAATGCACCGGATGAAAAACGATTGATTGCTAAATTCTTAGCTAGTTTATTAACAGCAGCTTTGGTTTTACAAAAGATAATTCCGCGTTCGCCTTCTTTTGAATTCAGGAAATGCATCAAAACATCTAGTTTTTCAATTGGATCTACCACGATATATTCGTGATCAATACCTTGATTTCCTGCTGTTTCCATGTTGGCACTAACTTGAATTACGTTTTTATTTAAGTAATTCTGAACCAATTGCTTGATGGTTCCTGGCATAGTTGCTGAAAACAAAAAGGTTTTGTGCTCTTTAGGCAACTCAGCTACGATTTCGTCTAGGCTTTCCTTTAAAATAGAAACCATTTCATCTGCTTCATCAAGTACCAGAAATTTAGTTTCTTTCAGATTGATAGCCTTACGCTGAATTAAATCAATCAAACGTCCTGGTGTTGCAACTACAATATGCGTTGGCGCTGTTAATCGTTCGATTTGAGGTTTGATAGGAATTCCTCCGCAAGTTGCTGCAATAGAAACGTGAGGTAAGAAAGTAGCAAACGACTCCAAATTTTTGAATATTTGTTGGCCTAATTCTCTTGTTGGTGCCAGTATTAC carries:
- a CDS encoding LamG-like jellyroll fold domain-containing protein; the protein is MNKNYLLASIIMLLSFTSNGQTATKLNFDGVDDVIAINNITAATFTLEAFIKVLSSSPGGMKAFQGAGILDSDVSGPANDFIFSILNNKLSFWDGSSSVSTNGKITIFDGNWHHVAVVREANVGVKLYVDGILDNKTNSRSSTVLNSNPKIYIGSAFADDRFLNVDIAEVRIWNTARTGNQISTNKSNELVLPQTGLVSYYKFNQGIAGGNNASETILIDELGLNNGTLNKFSLTGATSNWLSDNTLDLNNFDYLNSTIQIFPNPSSDFIQISALTTTENYKIYNVLGSMIKAGSIDDKIKINIQALTNGLYFLKLESVKAFKFFKE
- a CDS encoding DEAD/DEAH box helicase codes for the protein MSKQFTDLGISTALLKALSELKITVPTEIQQKTIPLLLENKTDLVGLAKTGTGKTAAFGLPILQLIDTDSPVVQAVILAPTRELGQQIFKNLESFATFLPHVSIAATCGGIPIKPQIERLTAPTHIVVATPGRLIDLIQRKAINLKETKFLVLDEADEMVSILKESLDEIVAELPKEHKTFLFSATMPGTIKQLVQNYLNKNVIQVSANMETAGNQGIDHEYIVVDPIEKLDVLMHFLNSKEGERGIIFCKTKAAVNKLAKNLAINRFSSGALHGSLSQGIRDRIMEQFREGHINILVATDLAARGIDVKEISYVVNYHLPDAYEAYVHRSGRTARAGAKGLSLTVLQPEEVGEIAEFEKELGIKFSEFKKPSTLSIEENNTLLWAKQIFKTKPNHEVDAELKTKIKTVFHHLTKDELIEKLLANYLLQNKSEPTEKPVKRQKMK